A stretch of the Veillonella parvula DSM 2008 genome encodes the following:
- the galU gene encoding UTP--glucose-1-phosphate uridylyltransferase GalU has translation MQRIRKAVIPAAGFGTRFLPATKAQPKEMLPIVDTPAIQYIVKEALDSGIEEILIITGRNKRAIEDHFDSSVELELLLQSQGKNKPLAMIKDLADIKVHFIRQKAPRGLGDAVLCAKAFIGDEPFAVLLGDDIVYNPENPCLKQLIDCYNEHPGIILGAQFVPEDKVSSYGIVSGEALADNLYRVDNLVEKPKKEDAPSRLAVLGRYILTPDIFNILEATKPGVGNEVQLTDALAASKTDTYALAYEGIRYDTGDKLGYLKATVEYALRNEELGESFKAYLKELDLK, from the coding sequence ATGCAACGCATTAGAAAAGCTGTAATTCCAGCAGCTGGTTTTGGTACACGTTTCTTACCAGCTACCAAGGCACAACCAAAAGAAATGCTTCCTATTGTCGATACACCTGCTATCCAATACATTGTAAAAGAAGCTTTAGATTCTGGGATTGAAGAAATTCTAATTATTACAGGTCGTAATAAACGTGCTATTGAGGACCATTTTGATAGTAGTGTTGAATTAGAATTGTTATTACAAAGTCAAGGTAAAAATAAACCATTGGCTATGATCAAGGATTTGGCGGACATTAAAGTTCACTTTATTCGTCAAAAAGCACCTCGTGGACTTGGTGATGCTGTATTGTGTGCAAAAGCATTTATTGGTGATGAGCCATTTGCAGTGTTACTTGGTGATGATATTGTTTACAATCCAGAAAATCCATGCTTAAAACAGTTGATTGATTGCTATAATGAGCATCCTGGTATTATTTTAGGCGCTCAATTTGTACCGGAAGATAAAGTTAGTTCTTATGGTATTGTATCTGGTGAAGCATTGGCTGATAATTTATATCGCGTTGATAACTTGGTGGAAAAACCTAAGAAAGAGGATGCTCCATCTCGACTCGCTGTATTAGGTCGTTATATTTTAACACCAGATATTTTCAATATCTTAGAAGCTACTAAGCCTGGTGTAGGTAATGAAGTCCAATTAACTGATGCATTGGCAGCCTCTAAAACGGATACGTATGCATTAGCATATGAAGGTATTCGCTACGATACAGGGGATAAATTGGGCTATTTAAAAGCCACTGTTGAGTATGCATTGCGCAACGAAGAATTGGGTGAAAGCTTTAAAGCTTACCTAAAGGAATTGGATCTAAAATAG
- the hypE gene encoding hydrogenase expression/formation protein HypE, with protein MERVRLVHGNGGRFSHELTDRFILKYFTNDLLAPLHDGAQFPVTAGRMAFSTDSYVVQPAFFPGGNIGKLAVCGTVNDLAMNGAIPQYLSCGLILEEGLAFEELDEILRTMSEMAKAANVQIVTGDTKVVKKGEVDKIYINTAGIGMIPDGIDIGPHRVKAGLDIILSGAIGDHSIAVMGQRFGLDLSDSLTTDCAPLNKMVQAVLDKVGTQVALLRDPTRGGLGTVLKEIADQSQVGIKVEETAIPIHEEVQSVCNILGYDPLYLANEGKVVLIVEPSITNEVLKILHSFKEGSEAVLIGKTIDKNIGKVGLQTAIGGVRLIDLLGEDQVPRIC; from the coding sequence ATGGAACGAGTTCGCTTAGTCCATGGTAATGGTGGACGATTTAGTCATGAGTTGACGGACCGTTTTATTTTGAAATATTTTACAAATGATTTATTGGCGCCCCTACACGATGGTGCCCAGTTTCCTGTTACAGCCGGGCGCATGGCCTTCTCTACAGATTCTTATGTGGTGCAACCTGCGTTCTTTCCTGGTGGTAATATTGGCAAGTTGGCTGTTTGTGGAACTGTGAATGATTTAGCCATGAATGGTGCGATACCTCAATATTTAAGTTGTGGTCTTATTTTAGAAGAAGGTTTGGCCTTTGAAGAGCTAGATGAAATTCTTCGCACTATGTCAGAAATGGCAAAAGCCGCAAATGTTCAAATTGTTACAGGTGATACAAAGGTCGTTAAAAAGGGCGAAGTAGATAAAATCTACATTAATACTGCTGGTATTGGTATGATTCCAGATGGAATAGATATTGGTCCACATCGCGTAAAAGCAGGGCTAGATATCATTTTGTCAGGTGCTATTGGAGATCACTCCATTGCCGTTATGGGGCAACGGTTTGGTTTAGATTTATCTGACTCCTTAACAACTGACTGTGCACCACTAAATAAGATGGTTCAAGCAGTATTAGATAAAGTAGGAACTCAAGTTGCTTTGTTGAGAGATCCCACTCGTGGTGGCCTAGGTACCGTTTTAAAAGAGATTGCTGATCAGAGTCAAGTAGGCATTAAGGTTGAAGAAACGGCTATACCAATTCATGAAGAGGTACAGTCAGTATGTAATATATTAGGGTATGACCCTTTATATTTAGCGAATGAAGGGAAAGTGGTTCTTATTGTAGAGCCATCTATTACGAACGAAGTCCTTAAGATTCTTCATAGCTTTAAAGAGGGCAGTGAAGCTGTTTTAATTGGTAAGACTATAGATAAAAATATTGGTAAGGTTGGTCTACAAACGGCTATTGGAGGTGTTCGTCTGATTGATTTATTAGGCGAAGATCAGGTTCCACGAATTTGTTAA
- a CDS encoding HypC/HybG/HupF family hydrogenase formation chaperone, which translates to MCLAVPAQLVAVNDAIGTVELTGATRDCSLLLVPDAKVGDWLLVHAGFAVQIVDEEEAQKTLEAFKELEELEEAYFAGKAAHS; encoded by the coding sequence ATGTGCTTAGCTGTACCAGCGCAATTGGTTGCTGTGAATGATGCTATTGGTACCGTTGAATTGACAGGTGCTACCCGTGACTGCAGTTTGCTCCTCGTACCAGATGCAAAGGTCGGGGATTGGTTGTTAGTTCATGCAGGTTTTGCTGTACAAATTGTTGATGAAGAAGAGGCTCAAAAAACATTAGAGGCCTTTAAGGAGTTAGAAGAACTTGAAGAAGCTTACTTTGCAGGAAAAGCAGCACACAGCTGA
- a CDS encoding biotin transporter BioY: METRRLTKMALLTALLCISAYISFPLPFSPAMVTALTLVATLIGLLLQPKDALIVFIIYILLGAVGLPVFVGGTAGLGKLLGPTGGFIFSWPVAYTLLSIFKGSKKSFFSYAWRSLVITIPVVYLFGVAGFMIVTKTELWAALPVVMFPFIPGDIVKCLVASWLATKVKI, translated from the coding sequence ATGGAAACAAGACGTTTAACAAAAATGGCTTTATTAACAGCCTTATTATGTATTTCAGCATATATTTCTTTCCCATTGCCATTTAGTCCCGCTATGGTAACGGCTTTGACTTTGGTAGCCACATTAATCGGCTTATTGTTACAGCCTAAGGATGCACTTATCGTATTTATCATTTATATTTTGCTTGGTGCAGTTGGGTTACCAGTATTTGTTGGCGGTACGGCTGGTCTTGGCAAATTGTTGGGACCAACAGGTGGCTTTATTTTTTCTTGGCCAGTTGCCTATACATTACTAAGTATCTTTAAAGGTTCTAAAAAAAGCTTTTTCTCTTATGCCTGGCGATCTCTTGTGATTACCATTCCTGTAGTGTACCTCTTTGGTGTAGCAGGTTTTATGATTGTTACAAAAACAGAACTTTGGGCGGCCTTGCCTGTAGTCATGTTCCCATTTATTCCTGGAGATATCGTAAAATGTCTGGTTGCTTCTTGGTTAGCAACTAAAGTTAAAATTTAG
- the hypF gene encoding carbamoyltransferase HypF, which translates to MKQNSNQTTERWGIRYTGIVQGVGFRPLVSMCAHSLGLTGFVYNDSRGVYVEIQGPLGALQLFLDAVQAEQPRLCRITSQTVQHLTVKGDEIDFIVAPSPLGESVSTFISADTAPCDDCIKELQQDKRRRDYPFINCTNCGPRYTIIKSLPYDRERTTMNEFPMCEDCKAEYEDIEGRRYRAEPNACSRCGPQYTLYKPDRKAVDTVNIWNTTRELINEGSIIAIKGVGGYHLVCDARNDAAVQRLRKRKNRPHKPLAIMVGTLDMAIELVHINDVELDILTGMERPIVLLEKNHNSSVHLSSYVAPDNRMLGVMLPYSPMHEVLLPFDAAWIMTSGNKSGDSVLYNDDQAFNELGEVADYFLVHNREIYAPLDDSVVVVINNKPRFIRRSRGYVPEPIHCDGLEQTSILAMGSDLKNAFAMNKGSEVLVGPHIGDLENISTHETLEWTIKRYKSLFSVQPDKIIIDSHPQFFSSRLGEKIGESFHLSVVPVQHHHAHIASVMAEHNLRGLVLGIAMDGTGYGPDGTIWGGEFLLCKGNQYQRLAHIHAAPLPGGEKAVSEPWRQALWYIRNYYGDDIPFVYQEWMKELPKGWEILDKALQSRMPMIQATSCGRLFDTVGALLGLGMVHSYDAQIAIALETLCGDEKGSLLTYHYDGHILDFTPTVQSIMDGVVRGECRAHLAASFHKTIAIALCETAADLMERYNISDAAMSGGVFQNRKLLEFIYRTWHIGNLYMNEAVPSNDGGLALGQLWLGNQL; encoded by the coding sequence ATGAAACAAAATAGTAATCAAACTACAGAACGCTGGGGAATTCGCTATACCGGTATAGTTCAAGGGGTCGGATTCCGGCCCCTTGTTTCTATGTGTGCCCATTCTCTAGGTTTAACTGGTTTTGTATATAATGATAGCCGCGGTGTATATGTTGAAATACAAGGTCCTCTAGGAGCATTGCAACTATTTTTAGATGCTGTTCAAGCGGAGCAACCTCGTTTATGTCGCATTACAAGTCAAACTGTACAACATCTTACTGTAAAAGGTGATGAAATCGACTTTATAGTAGCGCCATCTCCATTAGGTGAATCCGTGAGTACCTTTATTAGCGCCGATACGGCGCCTTGTGATGACTGCATTAAAGAACTACAGCAGGATAAACGCAGACGTGACTATCCTTTCATCAATTGTACAAATTGTGGCCCACGATATACGATAATCAAATCTTTGCCCTATGATCGGGAGCGGACGACGATGAACGAGTTTCCCATGTGTGAAGATTGTAAGGCTGAATATGAAGATATAGAGGGGCGTCGCTATAGAGCGGAGCCAAACGCATGCTCTCGCTGCGGTCCTCAATATACATTGTATAAGCCAGATCGCAAGGCTGTGGATACAGTGAATATATGGAATACTACGCGGGAATTGATTAATGAAGGTAGTATTATCGCAATAAAAGGTGTAGGAGGATATCATCTTGTTTGCGATGCTAGAAATGACGCTGCTGTACAACGCTTACGTAAGCGGAAGAATAGGCCGCATAAACCATTAGCAATAATGGTGGGAACTCTAGATATGGCGATTGAGTTAGTACATATTAATGATGTAGAACTAGATATATTGACGGGGATGGAACGTCCTATTGTGTTATTAGAAAAAAATCATAATAGTTCTGTTCATTTAAGCTCTTATGTGGCTCCTGATAATCGCATGTTAGGGGTTATGTTACCTTATTCACCAATGCATGAGGTGTTATTACCTTTTGATGCGGCATGGATAATGACCAGTGGTAACAAAAGCGGTGATTCCGTATTATATAACGACGATCAAGCGTTTAATGAACTAGGTGAGGTAGCAGATTATTTCCTCGTTCATAATCGTGAAATCTATGCGCCCCTTGACGATTCAGTGGTAGTGGTCATCAATAATAAACCTCGATTTATTCGTCGCAGTCGTGGTTATGTGCCTGAACCTATTCATTGTGATGGTTTAGAACAAACTTCGATATTAGCTATGGGCAGTGATTTAAAAAATGCTTTTGCTATGAATAAAGGTAGTGAAGTTCTTGTAGGGCCCCATATTGGTGATTTAGAAAATATATCAACTCATGAAACACTAGAATGGACTATTAAACGATATAAGAGCTTATTTTCTGTGCAACCAGATAAAATTATCATAGATAGTCACCCCCAGTTTTTTTCTTCTCGGTTAGGTGAAAAAATAGGTGAAAGTTTCCATCTTTCTGTTGTACCTGTTCAGCATCATCATGCTCATATAGCGTCTGTTATGGCGGAACACAATTTAAGGGGGCTTGTACTAGGGATTGCTATGGATGGTACTGGCTATGGTCCAGATGGAACTATATGGGGGGGAGAATTTCTCCTTTGTAAAGGCAATCAATATCAGAGATTGGCACATATTCATGCAGCTCCATTACCTGGCGGAGAAAAGGCTGTTTCTGAACCCTGGCGACAAGCCTTATGGTATATTCGTAATTATTATGGCGATGATATCCCTTTTGTATATCAAGAATGGATGAAGGAACTTCCAAAGGGATGGGAAATTTTAGATAAAGCATTACAATCTAGAATGCCCATGATTCAAGCTACAAGCTGTGGGCGATTATTTGATACTGTAGGTGCTTTATTAGGTCTTGGTATGGTCCATAGTTATGATGCACAAATTGCCATTGCTTTAGAAACTCTATGTGGTGATGAAAAAGGATCATTACTTACTTACCATTATGATGGACATATTCTTGATTTTACACCTACAGTTCAATCTATTATGGATGGTGTTGTTCGTGGTGAATGTCGAGCTCATTTAGCCGCTTCATTTCATAAAACAATTGCAATAGCACTATGTGAAACGGCGGCAGACTTGATGGAGCGATATAATATTAGTGATGCGGCCATGTCTGGTGGTGTATTTCAAAATCGTAAATTATTAGAATTCATATATAGGACGTGGCATATAGGTAATTTATATATGAATGAAGCAGTTCCTTCTAATGATGGTGGACTTGCTTTAGGACAATTGTGGTTAGGAAATCAATTATAA
- the hypD gene encoding hydrogenase formation protein HypD: protein MKKLTLQEKQHTADALLRRINALHKPGETVRLMEVCGTHTVSIFREGLRQLLPCGIELVSGPGCPVCVTDQTYMDKALAYAECEDVIIATFGDMLKVPGSYSSLNEAQTKGAHIHVIYTPLEVIELSKKYPEKKIVFLAIGFETTIAIICATVKAVHAAGLKNVFFLVSHKLVPPALRALLDKQEGHIDGFILPGHVSVIIGEEPYQFLPKEYGIPSCIAGFDGLEILSAIANILEQRKSGNIVVGNTYHSVVMQKGNPVAQAMIEEVYEVCDDVWRGIGVIPNSGLALKGEYAAYDVELVLPINLDKPSLDPKGCQCGRVLQGLIKPSECLLFGKSCTADHPVGACMVSVEGSCAAWYKYGYSSGGSTWED from the coding sequence TTGAAGAAGCTTACTTTGCAGGAAAAGCAGCACACAGCTGATGCTTTGTTAAGGCGCATCAATGCGCTTCATAAGCCCGGTGAAACTGTACGGCTTATGGAGGTCTGTGGTACGCATACAGTATCGATTTTCCGAGAAGGTCTTCGTCAATTATTGCCATGTGGCATAGAACTTGTTAGTGGACCAGGATGTCCAGTATGTGTAACTGATCAAACTTATATGGATAAGGCTTTAGCCTATGCAGAATGTGAGGATGTTATTATTGCTACCTTTGGGGATATGTTAAAGGTTCCAGGTAGCTATAGTAGTCTCAATGAAGCTCAAACAAAAGGCGCTCATATCCATGTTATTTATACGCCTTTAGAGGTAATAGAACTTAGCAAAAAATATCCAGAAAAGAAAATAGTATTCTTAGCTATTGGCTTTGAAACAACTATTGCGATTATATGTGCTACTGTGAAAGCCGTTCACGCAGCAGGACTTAAGAATGTATTCTTTTTAGTATCTCATAAATTAGTGCCTCCAGCATTACGTGCATTATTAGATAAACAAGAAGGTCATATCGATGGATTTATTCTACCTGGTCATGTTAGCGTTATTATTGGTGAAGAACCATACCAATTTTTGCCCAAAGAATACGGTATCCCATCTTGTATCGCTGGTTTTGATGGCTTAGAAATATTATCTGCCATAGCTAATATTTTAGAGCAACGTAAGTCTGGTAATATTGTGGTGGGCAATACGTATCATTCTGTAGTTATGCAGAAGGGAAACCCTGTAGCCCAAGCTATGATCGAGGAAGTGTATGAAGTATGCGATGATGTATGGCGTGGTATTGGTGTTATTCCTAACTCTGGTTTAGCATTAAAGGGTGAATATGCAGCTTACGATGTAGAGCTTGTCCTACCTATTAACTTAGATAAACCATCCCTTGATCCTAAAGGCTGTCAATGTGGACGTGTTTTACAAGGCCTTATTAAACCTAGTGAATGTCTGTTATTTGGTAAAAGCTGTACCGCAGATCATCCAGTAGGTGCCTGTATGGTATCTGTAGAGGGTAGCTGTGCTGCATGGTATAAATATGGTTATTCTAGTGGTGGATCGACGTGGGAGGATTAA
- the scfB gene encoding thioether cross-link-forming SCIFF peptide maturase, with translation MLELKPMIHKFRMKDNYYCLDVNSGIIHVIDELIDRVLDIYDGTNRDAVHAALDAKEDAVELDEIMDELDELIKAEQLFAPMSKEFKLVVGEKPIVKALCLNIAHDCNLACKYCFASQGDYGGVKRELMSFDVAKRAVDFLIKMSGPRQHCEIDFFGGEPLLNWDVVKQTVEYIESIQEKHNKIFKLTLTTNGMLLTQDKIDYVNKHKMSLVLSLDGRESVHNAMRPVAGSGAESYKYIAKNLINAVKQRHGLEYYVRGTYTHKNLDFTKDVMAMSDLGFEHLSMEPVVGEEGDYVLREEDWPALEKEYEKLADIYLQRQLEGWGEKFNFFHFRMDLYRGPCMAKRLRGCGAGHEYMAVVPNGDIYPCHQFVGKDGYVLGNVYDGLQNTEIPKDFRNTHVFSKPTCAECWAKFFCSGGCHANNITLGGDLETPYEFGCRLQKKRIECAIMIQAELEQAGIDGSIPVALG, from the coding sequence ATGTTAGAATTAAAACCAATGATCCATAAGTTTCGGATGAAGGATAACTATTACTGCTTAGACGTAAATAGCGGTATTATCCATGTTATCGACGAACTCATCGATAGAGTTCTTGACATATATGATGGCACTAATCGCGATGCTGTACATGCTGCGTTAGATGCTAAAGAAGATGCAGTAGAACTAGATGAGATTATGGACGAGTTAGATGAGCTCATCAAAGCGGAGCAATTATTTGCACCGATGAGTAAAGAGTTTAAACTTGTAGTAGGTGAGAAACCTATTGTTAAGGCATTATGCTTAAATATTGCTCATGATTGTAATTTAGCATGCAAATATTGCTTTGCTAGTCAAGGTGATTACGGCGGTGTTAAACGAGAATTGATGAGCTTTGATGTAGCAAAACGAGCTGTGGACTTTCTTATTAAAATGAGTGGACCTCGCCAACATTGTGAAATTGACTTTTTCGGTGGTGAGCCATTGTTGAACTGGGATGTTGTTAAGCAAACGGTTGAATACATTGAATCCATTCAAGAAAAGCACAATAAGATATTTAAGCTTACATTGACTACGAATGGTATGCTTTTAACACAAGATAAAATCGACTATGTAAACAAACACAAGATGAGTTTAGTATTGTCGTTGGATGGTCGTGAATCCGTACATAATGCAATGCGTCCAGTAGCAGGTAGTGGTGCAGAGTCTTATAAATATATTGCTAAAAACCTTATCAATGCAGTAAAACAACGTCACGGTCTTGAATATTATGTACGTGGTACATATACTCATAAAAACTTAGACTTTACTAAAGACGTTATGGCAATGTCTGATCTTGGCTTTGAGCATTTGTCCATGGAGCCTGTTGTCGGTGAAGAAGGGGATTATGTGCTTCGTGAAGAAGATTGGCCAGCTCTAGAGAAAGAATATGAAAAATTAGCAGATATTTATTTACAACGCCAGTTAGAAGGCTGGGGTGAGAAGTTTAACTTCTTCCACTTCCGCATGGATTTATATCGTGGGCCATGTATGGCGAAACGCCTTCGCGGTTGTGGGGCAGGTCATGAATATATGGCAGTCGTACCTAATGGCGATATTTACCCATGTCACCAATTTGTAGGTAAAGATGGATACGTGCTTGGTAATGTGTATGATGGTTTACAAAATACAGAAATTCCTAAAGATTTCCGCAATACACATGTATTCTCCAAACCAACTTGTGCTGAATGTTGGGCGAAATTCTTCTGTTCCGGTGGTTGTCATGCTAACAACATTACATTGGGTGGCGATCTAGAAACACCTTATGAATTTGGTTGTCGTTTACAGAAGAAACGCATCGAATGTGCTATTATGATTCAAGCCGAATTAGAACAAGCTGGTATTGATGGAAGTATTCCTGTTGCATTAGGTTAA
- a CDS encoding organic solvent tolerance protein OstA, with the protein MRKRKVQWLAAACVVCLAQPVWAATESTIVYQDTLDSVGQSYAGEISKASTPEYSNIRVVRRGEKAKSAAPAEQLPTRIDANKMSYTGSTGDVYAQGDVVVSQGNQTLMAPRIEGNTKTTEYRTVGGYRYLEDGGKTKDITGQNMTYRTSDRHFEADQAMGWSDPYYVKGNNATFDGQIGHMEKGMVTTKHAMAFVHTPDYRVEGQDIQVYPGDKVVIKKPSFYIKNFKVLSLPSYTTSLRHDKEGKFSIFSLIPKPTYSNDDGIGLHGSTEYPIGKNGEAYIDYRWYSKSGFKPQVGYRHYLPWGTASVGYSKESNEYNDETVWVEKIGEARLDTHTYHVGNSPITVRGGVNAGYWKEGSVKGSHKEYYAEVSHDPIKLGKNADLRFLGGYQRDYYGYDGSIRSMPYWGARFQSKVGNRANVWVSYNQRNITYNNSPYRFDTTELPKELIYGGTYKLTRLDDISVSVKNNMMSGDIDSVYYTWHRDLHSFDMYLTYKDGHKNKNDQWKIKFVGKDF; encoded by the coding sequence ATGAGGAAACGTAAAGTACAATGGCTGGCAGCGGCATGTGTTGTTTGTTTAGCACAACCTGTATGGGCCGCTACTGAGTCAACTATTGTATATCAAGATACATTGGATAGCGTAGGTCAATCCTATGCAGGAGAAATTTCTAAAGCATCTACACCTGAATATAGTAATATCCGTGTTGTACGTCGTGGTGAAAAAGCGAAATCTGCTGCTCCTGCTGAACAGTTGCCTACACGTATCGATGCTAATAAAATGTCTTATACTGGCTCTACAGGTGATGTATATGCTCAAGGCGATGTTGTGGTGTCTCAAGGCAATCAAACTTTGATGGCCCCCCGTATTGAAGGTAATACTAAAACCACAGAATATCGTACTGTTGGGGGCTATCGCTATTTGGAAGATGGCGGTAAAACAAAAGATATTACAGGTCAAAATATGACGTATCGCACTAGCGATCGTCACTTTGAGGCAGACCAAGCCATGGGATGGAGCGATCCCTATTATGTAAAGGGCAATAACGCCACTTTTGATGGACAAATAGGCCATATGGAAAAGGGCATGGTCACTACAAAACATGCAATGGCTTTTGTTCATACTCCAGATTATCGTGTGGAGGGTCAAGATATTCAGGTATATCCTGGTGATAAAGTCGTTATTAAAAAACCATCCTTTTATATTAAAAACTTTAAAGTATTATCCTTGCCATCTTATACGACTTCATTGCGTCATGACAAAGAAGGCAAATTTAGTATTTTTTCCTTAATACCAAAACCTACGTATAGTAACGATGATGGTATTGGCTTACATGGTAGTACAGAATATCCTATCGGTAAAAATGGTGAAGCTTATATTGACTATCGTTGGTATTCTAAATCTGGTTTTAAACCACAGGTGGGATATCGTCATTATTTACCTTGGGGGACTGCTTCTGTTGGTTATAGCAAGGAATCTAATGAATATAATGATGAAACAGTATGGGTAGAAAAAATCGGTGAAGCTCGTTTGGATACTCATACATATCATGTAGGAAATTCTCCAATTACTGTACGTGGTGGGGTTAATGCTGGTTATTGGAAAGAGGGCTCTGTAAAAGGTTCTCATAAAGAATATTATGCAGAGGTTTCTCATGATCCGATTAAGCTTGGTAAAAATGCTGATTTACGCTTCTTAGGTGGTTACCAACGTGACTACTATGGTTATGATGGTAGTATCCGTAGCATGCCTTATTGGGGTGCTAGATTCCAATCTAAAGTTGGTAATCGTGCTAATGTATGGGTTAGCTATAATCAACGAAATATAACCTACAATAATTCCCCTTATCGTTTTGACACGACAGAACTTCCAAAAGAGCTTATTTATGGCGGTACGTATAAATTGACTCGCCTAGATGATATTTCTGTAAGTGTTAAGAATAACATGATGAGTGGGGATATTGATTCTGTCTATTATACATGGCATCGTGATTTACACTCCTTCGATATGTACTTAACATATAAAGATGGACATAAAAATAAAAATGATCAATGGAAAATTAAATTTGTAGGTAAAGACTTTTAG